From a single Stomoxys calcitrans chromosome 4, idStoCalc2.1, whole genome shotgun sequence genomic region:
- the LOC106084600 gene encoding uncharacterized protein LOC106084600, with protein MEIVYDKSVVVIPKHFTLDFFEEVAENALQTTNVRIGRIDIKMASKAGDNYCSFIYRVQMSFAESEEGPAKLRPPLSVVIKSTPISTAIDFLDDMKVYLKEKVFYYTVLPVIENCAARKSRFGAKILHSMKKPVNTLVFEDLNVLGYTLASRELGLNERHAKLVLQRLAHFHSASVAVMEKDPELLLCFNSGILAKGAIQRDNSTFYGLIKSSCQALIDIAKTWNGYEQIAKKLELYIANLRENLLKMQEPIPGEFEVLNHGDLWVNNFMFKYNSNCELMDLVFVDYQMSILGSPAMDLNYFFYTSLPVHLLKSKREDFIKFYYAELNENLKQLKCRKIPSYEELRAQVALRESFGFFANHAIYPIISIDQTIAADSTFENFADRDFAKKKFTQILSQQKLMDMYKYTLKHFDEMKIFD; from the exons ATGGAGATTGTATACGATAAGTCGGTTGTGGTTATACCGAAACATTTTACATTAGATTTCTTTGAGGAAGTGGCGGAAAACGCTTTGCAGACAACGAATGTCCGTATTGGAAGAATTGATATAAAGATGGCAAGCAAAGCAGGAGATAATTATTGCAGCTTCATATATCGCGTGCAAATGTCATTTGCAGAAAGTGAGGAAGGTCCCGCGAAGTTAAGGCCTCCGCTTTCGGTTGTAATAAAGAGCACTCCTATCTCAACAGCTATAGACTTTTTGGACGATATGAAGGTGTATCTAAAGGAGAAGGTATTTTATTACACGGTACTGCCAGTGATAGAAAATTGTGCGGCTAGGAAGTCTCGATTTGGAGCAAA AATATTGCACAGCATGAAGAAGCCGGTGAATACATTAGTTTTTGAAGATTTAAATGTTTTAGGATACACACTTGCTTCTAGGGAATTAGGCTTGAATGAAAGACATGCAAAGTTGGTTCTACAACGTTTGGCCCATTTTCATAGTGCTTCGGTTGCGGTTATGGAAAAG GATCCGGAGTTGTTGCTGTGTTTTAATTCAGGTATTCTGGCCAAAGGAGCAATTCAAAGGGACAATAGTACATTTTATGGTCTCATCAAAAGCAGCTGCCAAGCTCTCATCGATATTGCGAAAACTTGGAATGGATATGAACAGATCGCCAAGAAATTAGAGTTGTATATCGCTAATCTACGTGAGAATTTGCTTAAAATGCAAGAACCCATACCAGGTGAATTTGAGGTTCTTAACCACGGCGACCTATGGGTGAACAATTTTATGTTCAAATACAATAGCAACTGTGAGTTAATGGACTTGGTTTTTGTAGACTACCAAATGAGTATATTGGGTAGCCCAGCCATGgacctcaattactttttttatacaagCCTTCCGGTGCATCTGCTAAAATCAAAACGGGAGGATTTTATAAAATTCTATTATGCTGAgctaaatgagaacctaaagcagCTGAAATGCAGAAAAATACCTTCATATGAGGAATTACGTGCGCAAGTCGCTCTGCGCGAATCTTTCGGCTTCTTTGCAAATCACGCCATTTATCCTATAATAAGCATCGACCAAACAATTGCTGCTGATAGCACGTTTGAAAACTTTGCAGATcgagattttgcaaaaaaaaagttcacaCAGATATTATCGCAACAAAAGCTGATGGATATGTACAAGTACACCTTGaaacattttgatgaaatgaaaATATTCGATTAG